The following coding sequences are from one Capsicum annuum cultivar UCD-10X-F1 chromosome 3, UCD10Xv1.1, whole genome shotgun sequence window:
- the LOC107866132 gene encoding transcription factor SPEECHLESS, with protein sequence MDGDQNLSDLFEDSECDIFSILDALEGGGGGGGGCYSEFNNNNTTITITTTTTTTTTSDEITGLVSEEGRKRKLVSQKSTGSSATLQEYSEETDQADTPSSKRQNFAGVTSCGIIEGNNTNNNNQQENRISHITVERNRRKQMNEHLSVLRSLMPCFYAKRGDQASIIGGVVDYINELQQVLQSLEAKKQRKVYSEVLSPRLIPISPRVPSPLSPRKPPLSPRMNLPISPRTPQPTSPYKPNHHNNANRPAAPMSVSPLEPSPPSTSSNSSIDSHVNNELAANSKSAIADVVVKFSGANVILKTVSPRIPGQAVKIMAALEELALEILHVSISTIDGTMLNSFTIKIGIECQLSAEELAHQIQQTFC encoded by the exons ATGGATGGTGACCAAAATTTGTCTGATTTGTTTGAAGATTCCGAATGTGACATCTTCAGTATTTTAGACGCTTTAGAAGGCGGTGGTGGTGGAGGTGGAGGTTGTTATTCGGAATTTAATAATAACAACACCACGATTACGATCACTACCACGACCACGACCACGACAACGTCTGATGAAATTACAGGGTTGGTTTCGGAAGAAGGGAGGAAAAGGAAGTTAGTTTCTCAAAAGTCTACTGGGTCGAGTGcaactttacaagagtattcagaGGAGACTGATCAAGCAGATACACCAAGTAGCAAGAGGCAAAATTTTGCAGGGGTTACAAGTTGTGGGATAATAGAGGGAaacaatactaataataataaccaGCAGGAAAATAGGATTTCTCACATAACAGTTGAAAGGAATCGCCGCAAGCAAATGAATGAGCATCTCTCTGTCCTACGTTCTTTGATGCCTTGTTTTTATGCTAAACGA GGTGATCAAGCATCAATAATTGGTGGGGTTGTGGATTACATAAACGAGCTACAACAAGTTCTACAATCACTCGAAGCCAAGAAGCAACGCAAAGTCTACAGTGAAGTTCTAAGTCCAAGACTAATCCCAATTAGTCCAAGAGTACCTTCACCATTAAGTCCACGAAAACCACCACTTAGCCCCAGAATGAACTTACCAATTAGCCCAAGAACCCCACAACCCACCAGCCCTTATAAGCCTAATCATCACAATAATGCTAATAGGCCTGCTGCACCCATGTCCGTTAGCCCACTCGAACCATCTCCCCCTAGTACTTCTTCGAATTCCTCTATTGACAGTCATGTCAATAATGAGCTGGCTGCTAATTCAAAATCAGCCATTGCTGATGTGGTGGTGAAATTCTCCGGCGCGAATGTCATATTGAAGACCGTGTCTCCACGTATTCCTGGCCAAGCTGTGAAGATCATGGCTGCTTTAGAAGAACTCGCCCTCGAAATACTCCATGTCAGCATCAGTACTATTGATGGTACCATGCTCAACTCCTTCACCATTAAG ATTGGAATTGAATGCCAACTTAGTGCTGAAGAACTGGCTCATCAGATTCAGCAGACATTCTGCTAA